The following are encoded in a window of Qipengyuania soli genomic DNA:
- a CDS encoding UDP-N-acetylmuramoyl-tripeptide--D-alanyl-D-alanine ligase produces MSAAILRHPAYVTWPADPRDRLPLTLWSAKDIAEAVGGTASHDFQVAGVEMDSRDVVNGDLFVALKGEAMDGHRFLDKAFANGAAGALVDRPVDWPHILVEDTTAALKALAAAARERTAAKIIGVTGSVGKTGVKEAIFASLERASRGAAHRSIRSYNNHVGVPLSLARMPARSRFGVFEMGMNNAGEIERLTTQVRPHVAVITTIAPAHIENLGSMEAIADAKAEIFLGLEPGGVAIIPADSPYFERLEASARKLGVRIVSFGKARHADMRLLDAIPSANGGSLVTCEFPGGRLCYTVAEPGEHWVMNSLAVMAAVRAAGGDMAAAGLALAEMGGLKGRGARHGIDVPGGKALLIDESYNANPASMRATLAQLGATPSGRRIAVLGAMKELGDFGPQFHAALAEPVVAADVDYALLVGDEMGALARELGKAQSSVLGKPIAWAHCRNTDEAIELLEDFGIVAGDAVLVKGSNSVGLGRLVEHFTRVR; encoded by the coding sequence ATGAGCGCTGCGATCCTGCGCCACCCGGCCTATGTAACCTGGCCTGCGGACCCACGCGACCGCCTGCCGCTGACCCTGTGGTCGGCAAAGGACATCGCCGAAGCTGTGGGCGGCACCGCCAGCCATGATTTCCAGGTCGCCGGTGTCGAGATGGACAGCCGCGATGTCGTCAACGGGGACCTCTTCGTCGCGCTCAAGGGCGAGGCGATGGACGGCCACCGCTTTCTCGACAAGGCCTTTGCCAATGGCGCTGCCGGAGCGCTTGTCGACCGGCCGGTGGACTGGCCGCACATCCTCGTCGAGGACACCACCGCCGCATTGAAGGCGCTCGCTGCCGCAGCACGCGAACGGACTGCGGCAAAGATCATCGGTGTGACCGGATCGGTCGGCAAGACGGGCGTGAAGGAAGCCATCTTCGCCAGCCTCGAGCGTGCCAGCCGCGGGGCCGCACACCGCTCTATCCGCAGCTACAACAACCATGTCGGCGTGCCCTTGAGCCTTGCGCGGATGCCTGCGCGGAGCCGCTTCGGCGTTTTCGAAATGGGCATGAACAATGCCGGCGAGATCGAGAGACTGACCACGCAGGTCCGCCCGCATGTCGCAGTCATCACCACCATCGCGCCCGCGCATATCGAGAACCTTGGTTCGATGGAGGCAATCGCCGACGCCAAGGCCGAGATTTTCCTCGGCCTCGAGCCCGGCGGCGTGGCGATCATCCCGGCTGACAGCCCTTATTTCGAGCGCCTTGAGGCCTCGGCCCGCAAGCTCGGTGTCAGGATCGTCAGCTTCGGCAAGGCCCGCCATGCCGACATGCGCCTGCTCGATGCCATTCCCAGCGCCAATGGCGGTAGCCTGGTGACTTGCGAATTCCCCGGCGGACGGTTGTGCTACACCGTTGCCGAGCCGGGCGAACACTGGGTGATGAATTCACTCGCCGTCATGGCTGCGGTGCGCGCTGCCGGTGGCGACATGGCCGCGGCCGGGCTGGCGCTGGCCGAAATGGGCGGGCTCAAGGGTCGCGGCGCGCGCCATGGCATCGACGTTCCGGGCGGCAAGGCGCTGCTGATCGACGAGAGTTACAACGCCAATCCCGCCAGCATGCGTGCCACGCTCGCGCAACTGGGTGCGACGCCATCGGGCCGCCGTATTGCCGTTCTCGGCGCCATGAAGGAACTGGGCGACTTCGGTCCGCAGTTCCACGCCGCACTGGCCGAACCGGTCGTCGCAGCCGATGTGGACTATGCTCTGCTTGTCGGCGACGAGATGGGCGCCCTCGCGCGCGAACTGGGGAAAGCCCAGAGCAGCGTGCTTGGCAAGCCCATTGCCTGGGCGCATTGCCGTAACACAGACGAGGCGATCGAATTGCTCGAGGATTTCGGCATCGTCGCTGGCGATGCCGTGCTGGTTAAGGGCTCGAATTCGGTGGGCCTCGGACGGCTCGTGGAACACTTCACTCGCGTCCGCTGA
- the mraY gene encoding phospho-N-acetylmuramoyl-pentapeptide-transferase, whose amino-acid sequence MLYLLAEWLNFEGIFNLVRYQTFRAGATLMTALIIGLLIGPRFIDMLRVRQGKGQPIREDGPQTHLAKRGTPTMGGLMILISLTVSVLIWMDLRNPFIWACLAVTLGFGIIGFLDDYDKVTKASHKGVSARIRLLLEFTVAGIASYITVSQINTFLYVPFVNDFGIELGFLYFVFAAVVIVGAGNAVNLTDGLDGLATMPVIIAAGTFAIIAYLVGRVDYSGYLGIPYVEGAGELAIFCAAIMGAGLAFLWFNAPPAAVFMGDTGSLALGGALGAIAVATHHEVVLAIVGGLFVFEALSVIIQVFWFKRTGKRVFRMAPIHHHFEQLGWSESKVVIRFWIVAIILALMGLATLKLR is encoded by the coding sequence TTGCTTTACCTCCTCGCCGAATGGTTGAATTTCGAAGGGATATTCAACCTCGTGCGCTATCAGACATTCCGCGCCGGGGCGACGCTGATGACGGCGCTGATCATCGGCCTGCTTATCGGACCGCGCTTCATCGACATGCTGCGCGTACGCCAGGGCAAGGGCCAGCCGATCCGTGAAGACGGACCGCAGACCCACCTCGCCAAGCGCGGCACGCCGACCATGGGCGGCCTGATGATCCTCATCAGCCTGACGGTTTCGGTCCTCATCTGGATGGACCTCAGGAACCCGTTCATCTGGGCCTGCCTTGCGGTGACGCTGGGCTTCGGGATCATCGGCTTCCTCGACGATTACGACAAGGTCACCAAGGCCAGCCACAAGGGCGTGTCGGCGCGCATCCGCCTGCTGCTGGAATTCACCGTGGCTGGCATTGCCAGCTACATCACGGTCAGCCAGATCAATACCTTCCTTTACGTGCCCTTCGTCAACGACTTCGGGATCGAGCTAGGTTTCCTCTATTTCGTCTTCGCCGCCGTGGTCATTGTCGGTGCAGGCAATGCGGTGAACCTGACCGACGGGCTCGATGGCCTTGCGACGATGCCGGTGATCATCGCGGCGGGTACTTTCGCAATCATCGCCTACCTCGTCGGTCGTGTGGACTATTCGGGCTATCTCGGCATTCCCTATGTCGAGGGCGCGGGCGAACTGGCCATCTTCTGCGCCGCCATCATGGGTGCAGGCCTTGCCTTCCTGTGGTTCAATGCCCCTCCGGCGGCGGTGTTCATGGGTGACACGGGCTCTCTCGCGCTTGGCGGCGCTCTCGGCGCCATCGCCGTGGCGACGCACCACGAAGTCGTCCTCGCCATCGTCGGCGGGCTGTTCGTGTTCGAGGCGCTTTCGGTCATCATCCAGGTGTTCTGGTTCAAGCGTACCGGCAAGCGCGTGTTCCGCATGGCCCCGATACACCACCATTTCGAACAACTCGGCTGGTCGGAAAGCAAGGTCGTGATCCGGTTCTGGATCGTGGCCATCATCCTCGCACTCATGGGGCTGGCGACGCTCAAGCTGCGATGA
- the murD gene encoding UDP-N-acetylmuramoyl-L-alanine--D-glutamate ligase yields MITSSAWSGKKYAALGLARSGRATVEALLASGAQVLAWDSREEARAEFAGRVELADPVEANLTGFAGVVVSPGVPLNTHPIKPHADKFGVPVIGDIELFAQARGGLPKHKVVGITGTNGKSTTTALVHHILKTAGVPTTMGGNIGLPILEQDPLPKGGVYVLELSSYQIDLTYSLDCDVAVLLNVTPDHLDRYESFEAYRASKLRLFAMQSAGHTGVDASCDPAIREALEGVDGPGEMTTLNPDAKDSGFLDLAAAPSLQGPHNAQNAYAAWAVAFDLGLDRPTVNAALASYRGLPHRMERVRELRGVAYVNDSKGTNTAASAPALAAFDNIHWILGGLAKEPGLGECEAELGHVKAAYTIGRAGPDFAALLEGRVPVEQCETLDRAVTSAAAKAASGDTVLLSPACASFDQYRDFEQRGDHFRELVEALK; encoded by the coding sequence ATGATCACCTCGTCCGCCTGGTCTGGAAAGAAATACGCCGCCCTCGGGCTGGCGCGCTCCGGCCGGGCGACGGTCGAGGCGTTGCTGGCGAGCGGGGCTCAAGTGCTCGCATGGGACAGCCGCGAGGAAGCTCGCGCCGAGTTTGCCGGGCGGGTCGAGCTGGCCGATCCGGTCGAAGCGAACCTGACCGGTTTCGCCGGCGTGGTGGTCAGCCCCGGCGTCCCGCTCAATACACACCCGATCAAGCCGCATGCCGACAAGTTCGGCGTGCCCGTGATCGGCGATATCGAGCTCTTCGCGCAGGCGCGCGGCGGTCTGCCGAAGCACAAGGTCGTCGGCATCACCGGCACCAATGGCAAGTCCACGACTACTGCGCTGGTCCACCACATCCTTAAGACCGCGGGCGTGCCGACCACCATGGGCGGCAATATCGGCCTGCCGATCCTCGAGCAGGACCCGCTGCCCAAGGGCGGGGTCTATGTGCTGGAACTGTCGAGCTACCAGATCGACCTGACATATTCGCTCGACTGCGATGTGGCGGTGTTGCTCAACGTGACGCCCGACCATCTCGACCGATACGAGAGCTTCGAGGCTTATCGTGCCTCCAAGCTGCGCCTCTTCGCGATGCAATCCGCTGGCCACACCGGTGTTGATGCCAGCTGTGACCCGGCGATCCGCGAAGCATTGGAGGGTGTCGATGGGCCGGGCGAGATGACCACGCTCAATCCCGACGCAAAGGACAGCGGTTTTCTCGACCTCGCCGCTGCGCCTTCGCTGCAGGGACCGCACAATGCCCAGAACGCCTATGCCGCCTGGGCGGTCGCTTTCGACCTCGGACTGGACCGCCCCACCGTCAACGCGGCACTGGCGAGCTATCGTGGACTGCCGCATCGCATGGAGCGGGTTCGCGAACTGCGCGGCGTTGCCTATGTCAACGACAGCAAGGGCACCAACACCGCTGCCTCAGCCCCTGCGCTGGCGGCGTTCGACAACATCCACTGGATCCTCGGCGGGCTGGCCAAGGAGCCGGGTCTGGGCGAGTGCGAGGCCGAACTGGGCCACGTGAAGGCCGCCTACACCATCGGCAGGGCCGGGCCGGACTTCGCCGCGCTGCTCGAGGGCCGAGTGCCGGTGGAGCAGTGCGAAACGCTCGACCGAGCCGTCACTTCGGCTGCAGCGAAGGCTGCGTCGGGAGACACTGTCCTCCTCTCGCCTGCCTGCGCCAGCTTCGACCAGTATCGCGACTTCGAACAGCGCGGGGACCACTTCCGCGAGCTGGTGGAGGCGCTCAAGTGA
- a CDS encoding FtsW/RodA/SpoVE family cell cycle protein, with the protein MPKGKISRWTELKIWWREIDRVLLLLVLLLMSLGTIAVAAASPASAARLSTVSEKLDPLYFFYRHIAWQVLGLGTMIGVSMLSRENARRLGILISGAMLGLLFLVPVIGPEINGARRWINVGMQFQPSEFLKPAFAIALAWILSWRIRDPNLPVQGIATGLMGLIAALLMMQPNFGDTLLFAGVWFVLIILSGIDVKRLGGVIGGGIVGLTATYFLYDNARHRIDSFLGGGTAFDQVDLASRTLLAGGWTGAGYGLGIRKMSLPEAHTDYIFSVIGEEFGLLACAVIVLLYLAIVTRVLMRLVDEEDLFALLAGAGLTALLGGQAFINMLVNLQLFPSKGMTLPLVSYGGSSTIAVCLGVGLLIAVTRRNPFLKSRTRGLGDLLGLGQGGPMNETTSRPKREIHP; encoded by the coding sequence ATCCCCAAGGGCAAGATCTCGCGCTGGACCGAGCTGAAGATATGGTGGCGCGAGATCGACCGCGTCCTGCTGCTGCTTGTGCTGCTGCTGATGAGCCTGGGTACCATCGCCGTCGCTGCGGCCAGCCCGGCCAGCGCCGCACGCCTCTCGACCGTGAGCGAGAAGCTCGATCCGCTCTACTTTTTCTACCGCCACATCGCCTGGCAGGTGCTCGGCCTCGGCACCATGATTGGCGTGTCCATGCTCAGTCGCGAGAACGCGCGGCGGCTTGGCATACTGATTTCCGGCGCGATGCTGGGCCTGCTGTTCCTCGTCCCGGTCATCGGGCCGGAGATCAACGGCGCCCGGCGCTGGATCAACGTGGGCATGCAGTTCCAGCCGTCAGAGTTCCTCAAGCCGGCCTTCGCGATCGCGCTGGCATGGATCCTCTCGTGGCGCATCCGCGATCCCAACCTGCCGGTCCAGGGCATCGCGACCGGCCTGATGGGCCTCATCGCCGCCCTGCTGATGATGCAGCCGAACTTCGGCGACACGCTGCTGTTCGCAGGCGTGTGGTTTGTCCTGATCATCCTGTCGGGCATCGACGTGAAGCGGCTCGGTGGGGTCATCGGCGGGGGCATCGTCGGCCTGACCGCAACGTACTTCCTCTACGACAATGCGCGCCACCGTATCGACAGCTTCCTTGGTGGCGGCACCGCATTCGACCAGGTCGATCTTGCCAGCCGCACGCTGCTTGCGGGTGGCTGGACCGGCGCGGGCTATGGCCTCGGCATCCGCAAGATGAGCCTGCCCGAAGCGCACACCGACTATATCTTCAGCGTCATCGGCGAGGAGTTCGGCCTTCTCGCCTGTGCAGTGATCGTGCTGCTCTACCTTGCCATCGTCACCCGCGTACTCATGCGGCTGGTGGACGAGGAGGATCTCTTCGCCCTGCTGGCAGGCGCGGGCCTTACCGCGCTGCTCGGCGGACAGGCCTTCATCAACATGCTGGTCAACCTTCAGCTGTTCCCGTCCAAGGGCATGACGTTGCCGCTGGTCAGCTATGGCGGTTCATCGACCATCGCCGTATGCCTTGGCGTCGGCCTGCTGATCGCGGTGACTCGGCGCAATCCCTTCCTGAAAAGCCGGACCCGCGGGCTTGGCGATCTGCTCGGATTAGGGCAGGGCGGCCCGATGAACGAGACCACTTCGCGGCCCAAGCGCGAGATCCATCCATGA